The following coding sequences lie in one Spinacia oleracea cultivar Varoflay chromosome 1, BTI_SOV_V1, whole genome shotgun sequence genomic window:
- the LOC130465991 gene encoding uncharacterized protein, protein MSSANIGDVGPGSSMAYSDQNGSSSSLDWLGKEMLELRLGDRADRADDRMRADKLKTQIELTFKQMNTGGTEEERGRENIAELERVQQIMDQYKLQAQQLEELEVKKRTEELAAFVAKEPSHHLLRLGHDCWDVSRYYTRSKRNTRRFWATTNFFFLLGVKRNR, encoded by the exons ATGTCCTCTGCAAATATAGGAGATGTAGGACCAGGTAGTTCAATGGCTTACAGTGATCAGAATGGTTCATCTAGTTCTTTGGATTGGTTAGGGAAAGAGATGCTTGAATTAAGACTCGGAGACCGAGCGGACCGCGCTGATGATAGG ATGCGAGCTGATAAATTGAAGACACAAATCGAGCTTACATTCAAACAGATGAACACTGGTGGGACAGAAGAAGAAAGAGGTAGAGAAAACATTGCCGAACTGGAAAGGGTCCAGCAAATCATGGATCAGTACAAACTGCAAGCTCAACAACTGGAAGAATTAGAAGTAAAGAAACGCACAGAAGAGTTGGCTGCGTTTGTAGCTAAAGAGCCTTCTCATCACTTGCTACGACTTGGCCATGATTGTTGGGACGTTTCTCGATACTACACTAGAAGCAAGAGAAACACTAGAAGATTCTGGGCaacaactaattttttttttttgttgggtgtCAAGAGAAACCGTTAG